From Topomyia yanbarensis strain Yona2022 chromosome 1, ASM3024719v1, whole genome shotgun sequence, one genomic window encodes:
- the LOC131675981 gene encoding uncharacterized protein LOC131675981, protein MEDPVEDPTLIWRKQLASLENSITPIARAAEDTSQEDDLVTLVVQQEILTSLYEQACTIILKIEGRTGHSNRREALLPIYVKARSAQARKIRTEQQSETNQDGRYRPQLDQSIILGSSRTDHLPRLELPKFHGSATEWLSFKARFEKCVSTLTEDANKYVFLTKCLEYESARNTCEALENSGLPFNEALIKLEGDFIRNG, encoded by the coding sequence ATGGAAGATCCAGTAGAGGATCCTACGCTGATCTGGCGAAAACAGCTTGCGTCCCTGGAGAACAGCATCACTCCAATCGCCAGGGCTGCAGAAGACACCTCGCAAGAGGACGACCTAGTGACGTTGGTCGTTCAACAGGAAATTTTGACAAGCCTCTACGAGCAGGCTTGCACGATCATACTTAAAATTGAAGGCCGAACGGGCCACTCGAACCGAAGGGAGGCATTGCTACCGATCTACGTCAAGGCTAGGTCAGCCCAAGCAAGAAAAATTCGGACGGAACAGCAGAGCGAAACCAACCAAGATGGACGTTATCGCCCTCAATTAGATCAATCAATCATCTTAGGCAGTAGCCGAACAGACCATTTACCTCGATTGGAACTACCTAAGTTCCATGGCTCAGCCACAGAGTGGCTGTCTTTCAAAGCGCGCTTCGAGAAGTGTGTATCAACACTAACGGAGGACGCAAACAAATATGTGTTCCTCACCAAATGCTTAGAGTACGAGTCAGCAAGGAACACTTGCGAGGCTCTCGAAAACTCCGGTTTACCATTCAACGAGGCAT